The Oryzihumus leptocrescens sequence AGGCGTGGGTTGGTCGACAGGCCGCCGCCGACCCAGAGGTCGAAGCCCGGGCCGAGCTCTGGGTGCCGCACGCCGACGAAGGAGATGTCGTTGATCTCGTGCACCACGTCGTTGGTGAGCATGCCGGTGATCGCGGACTTGAACTTGCGCGGCAGGTTGGAGAAGTCGGGGTTGCCGACGTAGCGGCGCTGGATCTCCTCGATCGCCCAGGTGGGGTCGAGCAGCTCGTCCTTGCTGATGCCGGCCACCGGCGACCCGAGCACCACGCGCGGGCAGTCGCCGCAGGCCTCGGTGGTCAGCAGGCCGACGCCCTCGAGGCGCTCCCAGATCGCGGGGACGTCCTCGACCCGCACCCAGTGCAGCTGGATGTTCTGCCGGTCGGTGATGTCGGCGCTGTCCCGGGCGTAGTCGCGGGACACCTCGCCGATCGCGCGCAGCTGCCCGGTGGTCAGGGCGCCGCCGTCGACCCGGACGCGGAGCATGAAGTACTCGTCCTCGAGCTCGTGCGGCTCGAGGTGGCCGGTCTGCCGGCCGTCGAGGCCCTGCTTGCGCTGGGTGTAGAGCCCCCACCAGCGGAACCGGCCGTGCAGGTCCTCGGTCGGGATGCTCGCGAAGCCCTGCTTGCTGTAGGTCTGCTCGATGCGGGCCCGCACGTTGAGCGCGTCGTCCTCGCGCTTGAACCGCTCGTTGGCGTTGAGGGGTTCGGTCTCGCCGAGGGCCCACTGGCCCTTGCCGCCGGTGGTCTCGCGGGCACGGGTCGCCCGGTCAGCGGTGAGAGTCATAACCAAAAGTTTGCCATGACCCAACGTGGGCTAATGAATCCGTGTCACGATCCGGGATGCCCAAATCCGACGAAAGTGGTAGGAAATGCCGCGGCCGGGACCCCGCTCAGAGGGTCCCGGCCGCGACGTCATCGGCCCCCGGTCAGGGCAGGTAGTACATCGGGTTCGGCACCTTGAAGGTCTTGTCGGCGTAGCCGCCGTTGAGGTCGGACCACTGGTCGCCGAAGTTCGCGACGATGTCGTAGCCCAGGGACTCGATGTGCTTGCGGGTGCCCGACTTGTACTCGGTCGTCGTGCACGTCGCGCCGCAGGGCAGGTAGGCCGGCGGGTTGACCTTGTCCTTGAGGTACAGGTGGTCGACGTCAGCCGAGGCGGCGTAGCCGACCTTGGCCAGGTTGGCCGCGGTGCCGTCGCGCTGGGTGACCGGGCGGCCGGTCAGGAAGAAGACCGTGTAGCCGTTGTCGTTGGCCCAGTTGACCAGGGCCGGCATCCCGAAGACGGCCGGGAACTTCGCGTTGTTGACGAAGTCGGCGTTGCTCGTCGGGTTGTAGGCGAAGGTCGAGAAGATCTCGTAGTTGTAGGTGTTGAGCGTCGTGTCGTCGACGTCGAACACCAGCGCCGGCTTGCCCGAGTGCTTCCGCGACGCCTGGCCCTTGAGGTAGTCCTTGGCCGCGGCGGTGATGTGTGCCATCTCGTTGGCGTAGCTGCCTGTCGAGGACGGGTAGTGCAGCCCGTCCTCGGCGTTGACGGTGTCGCCGTAGTAGGCCTTGATCTGGTTCTCGACCACGGTGACGTTGGGGATGCTGTCGCCGTGCGTGGCGACGTGGCTCGACGAGGCCTTGGGGCCGTCGTGGGCCGACGCGGTGAGGATCCCCCCGGAGAGCAGGCCGGTGAGCGCGACGGCGACGCCGGTGATGACCGGCGCGGTGCGGTGGAGCTTCATGGGCAAACCTTTCCTGACCGGGCCCGACGGGCCCAACCGGCCGAGTTTCGCACCGGGACGAAGGTCCCGCACCACGTAAAGGTGACAAGTCGGCATACATCCTTGTCGGGCCCACGGGAGGGTGCCGCACACTGAGCCGCATGACCTCCCCCGACCCCGTCCTCATCACCGGCTGCTCGTCCGGCATCGGCGAGGCCACCGCGCTGATGCTGGTGCGCGCCGGCCACACCGTCTACGCCACCGCCCGGCGCCCCGAGACGCTGGCCGACCTCGAGATCGCCGGGGCGCGCATCCTGGCGCTGGACGTGACCGACGAGGAGTCGATGGCCGCGGCGGTCAAGACCGTCGAGGACGAGCAGGGCAGCGTCGGCACGCTCGTCAACAACGCGGGCTATGGAGAGTACGGCCCGGTCGAGGAGACCGACCTGGCCCGCGTGCGGACGATGTTCGAGACCAACGTCTTCGGCCTGTCCCGGCTGACCCAGCTGGTGCTGCCGGGGATGCGCCGGGCCGGCCGCGGCCGCGTGGTCAACATCAGCTCGATGGGCGGGCGGATCGTCTTCCCCGTCGGCGGCTACTACCACGCCAGCAAGTACGCCGTGGAGGCCATCAGCGACGCCCTGAGGGTGGAGGTCAAGCCGTTCGGGATCGACGTCGTCGTTGTCGAGCCGGGCCTGATCCGCACGGGCTTCGAGGGGCGCGTCAACGAGGGGATCGCCTCCGACGCCGGGCTCACCTCCGGCCAGAGCGCGTATGCCGAGCTGCTCGCCAAGAGCGAGAAGGCCACCGCCGACAGCTACTCGACGCGGCTGGCGGTCGGGCCGGACTCCGTGGCCAAGGTCGTGCTCAAGGCGGTCGAGGCCGACCGGCCGCGCACCCGCTACGTCGTGACGCCGGCGGCCAGGGCGATGATCGCGCTGCGCAAGCTCGGCGGCGACCGGGTGTGGGACACCTTCGTCCGGGCCCAGTTCAAGCTCTGACCCCGTCGCCTTCTCCGCCGAGAGGGACGTTCCTCGGGCTTGAGAGGGGCCCAAACCCCGAGGAACGTCCCTCTCGGCGGGTAGTTTCAGCGCATGGCTGAGCACCCGGACCTCGAGCCCGCCGAGGCGTTGCGCCGGATCGCGTTCCTGCTCGAGCGCTCCCGCGCCGGCACCTACCGCGTCAAGGCCTTCCGCGGCGCCGCCGCCACCGTCCGGGCGACCGATCCCGAGGAGCTGCGCCAGCGCGCCGAGGTGGGGTCACTGACCGACCTGCCGGGCATCGGCTCGGCGACCGAGGCGGTCATCCGGGAGGCGCTGGCAGGTGAGGTCCCGGCATACCTGAAGTCGTTGGAGGACAAGGCCGCCGGGCCGCTGGCGACCGGCGGGGAGCAGGTGCGGGCGGCGCTGCGCGGCGACCTGCACTGCCACTCCGACTGGTCCGACGGCGGGTCGCCGATCGAGGAGATGGTGGTGACCGCGATGGAGCTCGGCCACGACTACCTCGTACTGACCGACCACTCGCCGCGGCTCAAGGTCGCCAACGGCCTGTCCGTCGAACGGCTGACGAAGCAGCTCGGGGTCATCGACGCCGTCAACGAGCACCTCGACGGGCAGTTCCGGCTGCTCAAGGGGATCGAGGTCGACATCCTCGACGACGGTGAGCTCGACCAGACCCCCGAGATGCTCGGCAAGCTGGACGTCGTCGTCGCCTCGGTGCACTCCAAGCTGAAGATGAACGCCGGGCCGATGACCACCCGGATGGTGGCGGCGGTGTCGAACCCGCGGGTCAACGTGCTGGGCCACTGCACCGGGCGCCTGGTCGAGGGCGAGCGCGGCACCCGCGACCAGAGCAGCTTCGACGCAGCGGCGGTGTTCGAGGCGTGCGCCGCCCACGACGTGGCGGTGGAGATCAACTCCCGCCCGGAGCGGCGCGACCCCCCGGACGAGCTGCTGACCCTGGCGCTCGAGGCCGGCTGCCTGTTCTCCATCGACAGCGACGCCCACGCGCCCGGGCAGCTGGACTTCCTGGCCTACGGCTGTGAGCGCGCACAGCGGCTCGGCGTGCCGGTCGAGCGCATCGTCAACACGTGGGAGGTCGACCGGCTGCTGGCCTGGGCACGCCCCTGAGCAGGCGTTTTCGTGCTCAGGACGGGGCGGAACGACCCATTTTGGTGATCGGGGCATTCCTCCCCTATGCTTTCCGAGTCCTCGACGGATCCGAGCTGGTCGCTCGACAGCGGCGGGGGTCCTGAACAGGTCGAAAGATCCAGGTCCCCATCGTCTAGCGGCCTAGGACCCCGCCCTTTCACGGCGGTAGCACGGGTTCGAATCCCGTTGGGGATACGCAGTAACCTTGCATCATCAAGGCCCCGTAGCGCAGTTGGTTAGCGCGCCGCCCTGTCACGGCGGAGGTCGCCGGTTCGAGCCCGGTCGGGGTCGCTCTTCTTGCCAGAGCGTCCAGCGCCACTCCCACTCGGGGAGTGGCGCTTTTCGTTTGCCGACAAGGGTTTCGCGGCCGATACCGCATCGTTGTCCGGCCTTTGACGCATCAACGATATGGTCGGCGAACCCGACAAACCGGACAGGCGTGCGGGGCCTGGGGCCCTGACCCTCCGGCGCTTGTCGCCCCTCCCCCTCCGTCTGCCCCGAGGTAGGTCAACGTGACAGTCGCGGTCATCGGCGCCGGGTTCGCCGGCCTGGCCACAGCCAAGGTGCTGCGCCAGTCCGGCTTCGAGGTCACCGTCTTCGACAAGGCCCCCGACGTCGGCGGCGTGTGGAGCAGCACCCGCCGCTACCCGGGGCTGCGCACGCAGAACAACAAGGGCAGCTACCGGCTCTCCGACCACCCGATGCCGCGGTCGTTCCCGGAGTGGCCGAGCGGCGAGCAGGTCCAGGCCTACCTCGAGGGCTACGTGCGCCGGTTCGACCTGCGGGAGTGCCTGCGCCTGGGCACCGAGGTGATCGGCGCCCGGCTCCTGGCGGACGAGAGCGGCTGGGAGGTGACCACCTCCGACTCCGACGGGGCCCTGGTGACCGGGACCTACGAGCAGCTCGTCGTGGCCAACGGGATCTTCTCCGTCCCGGCGCCGCCGAGCCTGCCCGGGGCGGCGGAGTTCCGGGCCGCCGGGGGTCGCGTCGTCACCACCAGCGACCTGCACGACGTCGGGGAGGCCCGCGGGCGGCACGTGGTCGTCCTCGGCTACGGCAAGTCGGCGTGCGACGTCGCGGTGCCGGTCAGCGACGTCGCGGCGAGCACGACCGTGGTCGCCCGCGAGCTGCTGTGGAAGATGCCCACGAAGATCAAGGGCGTCCTCAACTACAAGTACCTGATGCTGACCCGGATGGGCGAGGCGCTCTTCCGCTGGATCGAGCCGACCGGCGTCGAGGCGTTCCTGCACGGCCGGGGCAACGGGCTGCGGCAGCGGATGCTCGGCAGCGTCGAGGCGGTCACCACGACGCAGCTGGGCCTGCAGGAGCTCGGCCTGGTGCCGCACGGCTCGTTCGAGGACATCGCGCGCAGCACGGTCTCCCTGGCCACCGAGGGCTTCTTCGAGCGGGTTGGCGCCGGCACGATCCGGGTGCACCGCGACCGGGTCGTCGAGCGGCTCCTGGAGAAGGACGGCCGGCCCCACGCCGAGCTGAGCGACGGCACCCTGATGCCGGCCGACCTGGTCGTCTGCGGGACCGGGTTCCGTCAGGAGGTGCCCTTCCTCGACCCCGCGATCCAGCGCCGGATCACCGACCAGGACGGCAACTTCCAGCTGTGGCGCCAGATCCAGCCGCTGACCGTGCCGCGGCTGTTCTTCGCCGGCTACAACTCCTCGTTCTTCAGCCCGCTCAGCGCGGAGATGGCCGCGGTCTGGATCGCCGACCTGCTGCTCGGCGGGCACGAGGTCCCGCCGCTGGAGGAGCGCCGCGCCCACGTCGAGCGACGGCTCGCGTGGATGCAGGAGCGCACCCGTGGCCACCACGCCCGCGGGACCAACATCATCCCGTTCTCGATGCACAACATCGACGAGGTGCTGGACGACACCGGCCTGAACGTCGGCCGGGCCACGCGCGCGCTGCAGTGGCTGCTGCCACTGGACCCCGCGGCATACCGCTCGGTCACCCGCCGGCTGGTGCGCCGCAGCAGGAGCGCAGCCAAGCGGGCGTAAGAGCCAAGCGGGCGTCAGGCCTCCGTGGCGGCACCCCGGTGCCACACTCACGGAGTGAGCGAGAGCGCGCCGCCACGGCGGGCCCGGGACCGGTATGACGCGGTGCCCGGGCTGCTGGTGCTCGGCTACCTGCTCTCGGCCATCTCGGTCGCCGGCCTGGGGCGGGTGGTGACGGGCGTGGTCTACCTCGCGGCGCTCGTCGTCGCCTGGGCCTCCTCGGTGCTGCGCCGGCTGCGCGGCCAGCTGGCGGCCGCCGCCCTGCTCCTGCTCGCACTCCCGGTGGCGGTCGCGCGCCTCGTCGGGGCCGAGCAGACCGCGAACGTGCTGGGCAGCCTCTGGCTCTCGCTGGTGCAGCTGCTCACCCTGGTCACCAGGTCCTGTGCGCGTCATCGTCGCCAGTGCCCGTCGGTTCTTCCACTGATTCGGCCGGGGTCGAAAGGTCCTGCGCCGGCCGTCGCCGTGCGAGTGGCCGCCGCACCCGGCGTCGGCGGCACCCCCGCGGATGGGCTATCCTCGTGCCGTCGCGGACGTGCTCCCCTGCATCCCTTCGCAGGTTCGGGCCTCCGCGAATGCATTGCCCACGGCCAGGTAGCTCAGTTGGTACGAGCGTCCGACTGAAAATCGGAAGGTCGGCGGTTCGACCCCGCCCCTGGCCACCACAAACCCGCAGGTCAGAGAACTGGCCCGCGGGTTTCGTGCTTCTCGGGCCCCATCTTGCTAACGCTTTTGCCAACAGTCGCCTTGAACACCGCGCGGGCGAAGATGTCCATAATTGGGCAGGGGTTCTTCCCGTCGCAAGCAGCCGATGTGCGAGCTCGAAGCTAGGCTGCGGACTCGTGAAACCCGGGTCCTGGATCGCCGACGCCAGCGACTCCTATGACCGGGTCGCCGATCGGTATGCCGACCTCGTGAGGACTGGGCTGGAGGCCCTCCCGCTCGAGAAGCGCCTCGTCGACCACTTCGCACAGGGAGTCGTCGAGGCTGGCGGGGGGCCGGTACTCGACGTCGGGTGCGGGCCCGGGTGGCTGACCCGACACCTGGCGTCACGCGGTCTGGCGGTCTCAGGCATCGACATCTCGACCGCCATGCTGCGCTTGGCACGCACCAACAATCCAGGACTCGGCTTCGCCGCAGCATCCCTGACACAGATCCCCGTTGCCGACGGCGCAACTGCAGGCGTCTTCTGCTGGTACGTACTGCACCACGTCCCGGACGAGGACCTTGACACCGCGATCCGGGAGCTCTCTCGGGTGATCGTCCCAGGCGGATCGCTCATGCTCGGCGGCCATGTCGGCGACAGCACGTACGTCAAGACCGAAGGCTACGGCGGTCTCCCCATGCGAGTGCTCTTCGCGCGCCGCAGCCCCGAGACCTACGCGCACCTACTGCGCGGGGCCGGGCTGGTGGTCGACGCCACCATTGCGCTCGGGCCGGACCATCCAGCATCCGGGGCCATCTGGCTCGCGCACAAACCAGTCTGACGCCCCAGAACCGCCGCCGCACGATCACCTCGGCTCAGCCCACGCCGAGATGGTGTCAGGCGCCGACTCTCGGGGCCCCCCACAGTGACAGGCAGAACGGATGCCCGGCCGGGTCGGCGTAGACGAAGCAGTGGTCGGCGTTGGGCTGATGCTCGAATCGGGTGGCGCCGGCCGCCAGCACACGCGCTCCGGTCGCCTCCAGGTCGTCGACGAAGAACTCGAGGTGCATCTGCATCCCCACCTCGCCATCCGGCCAGGTGGGTGGCCGGTAGTCGTCGATCTGCTGGAATCCGATGTCACCGTTCGGCCCTTCTACGAGCGCCCAGTACTCGTCGCCCTTCGCGACCCCGCCGGTGATCTCGGCGTAGAACCGCGCGAGCATGATTGCGTCGGACGCATTGACCGTCGTTCCGCTGAGCCTGATCAGGTCCGACATCAACCGATCTCCATCTGCTGGTACGTGGGTGTGAGCTCTTCCCAGCGTTCCTTCCAGCCGGGCGCCCCGGCATCGGAGCTCCAGCCCTCCGGATGGACCGGGCCGTCGACCTCCAGCGACCGACCGAGATCCTCGAGGTGGGCCCGCCAACCTGAGGCGTGGAACGGGAGATGCTCCATCGGCAGGCCGCGCTCCTCGACCACCAGCCGGGTCTTGGAGCCCTCCTCGGTGAGCCACGCCTCGATCTGCCCCTCGTCGTCCGTACCCGGCTCCGTCGTCAGCAGCAGGTGGTGGGGCGCATCGCACACCTCGATGCGTGCCGGACCGGTCCAGCTGCTCGTGAAGACGGCCTGGATCGTGCCGCCGACCCGCATGTCGCCGTCGACCCGGGCGATCCAGCGGGCCAGCCGCTCGGGCGTCGTACACGCCTGCCAGAGGTCGCCGATGTCCGTGTCGTAAAGGTCCTCGACCCGGACGGCTCCGCGGGTCTCGTCGAGTGTTCGCATCGTCGCGATCGTGGTCATCGTCGTGCCTTCTTTCCTCGTGAGATCTCGGTATGGAGGGCGTCGAGCCGGTTCTCCCAGAGCCGGCGGTACTCACCCAGCCACTCGTCGACCTCGACGAGCGCGTCCGGGCGGAGCGTGTAGATCCGGCGCTGCGCGTCCTGGCGTACGTCGACCAGCCCGGCTTCCCGCAGCACGCGCAGATGCCGGGACACGCCCGGGCGAGCGATCGGGAGAGCCTCAGCCAGTTCCCCCGCACTCGCCGGGTGATCGCGGAGGATCTCGAGAACCGTGCGCCGGCTCTCGTCTGCCAGCGCGTGCAACACCGCATCCATGGGATTAATGTAACCATGTGGGTACGTATCCGCAAGGTTACGTTCGACGGGACGAAGTCTCGAGTCCGGGAGGTTCAGAAATGACGGTGGTAGTTGACGCCGAGATCGCTGCGTTGATGCGCTGTCTCCAGGGAGAGCGAGAGCACGTGCTGGGGGCCGTGGAAGGCCTCAGCGACGAGGCGTTGCGGCGCCCCGTGCTGCCCTCGGGGTGGAGCTGCCTGGGGATGGTGCAGCACCTGGCTCTGTCGGTGGAGCGTCTGTACTTCCGCGCTGTTGTGGCTGGGGATCCGGAGGTCATCGAACAGGTGGGCAGCCAGGCCAGCGCATGGCAGGTGGATCCCGCCCTCCCGGCCGCCGACGTCCTTGACAGCTACAGCCTCGAGGCGTCCCTGGCGGATGCCGTCATCGCCGCCTCATCCCCAGATGCCGACCTGGCCTGGTGGCCCTTTCCGGAGGGCGAGTGGCGCCTGCACAACCTTCGGGATGTCCTGCTCCACGTGATCACTGAGACCGCCTGCCACGCCGGACACCTCGACGCGGTCCGCGAACTCATCGACGGGCAACAGTGGCTGGTGAACACCTAGCCGGCGCGGCTTCTGGTCCTCGGGCGTCCGGTCAGCGTGCGGGGTCGATGCGTCTGATGTTGGTCCAGCCGGTCCAGCCGCGCTCCTCCAGGAGAACGAGCAGGCGTGGCGCGCAGGGGAAGGACTCGATGAACGCCGCGTCGAGCAGCGCGACGAGGTCATCGCTGATGGGGTGCTCGTCCTCGATCCCCTCGGCCTCGGCGGCCGCGGCGGCGGCCGAGATGAAGGCAGCCACCCGGTCCGCGAGGGCAGGCAGTCGTGGGTCGTCGGGGCCGCAGTCGACCAGGTCCCCGACGTCGAGGTAAAGGCGCCGCAGCTCCTCGTGCTCGAGCTGCGCCTGCTTGATCGCCATGAACGCCGGCGTCTGCTCCGGCATCTGCGCGGCGACCAGGATCCAGCTGTCGCGCTCGACCTCGACCAGCCGCTCCCGGAAGCCGAGCTCGCGCATTCGGTCGAGGTACGCGACCACCTCGGGTGGCAGCGCCAGGCTGTCGCCGGAGGCGAGCCGGGCGATCCGCTCCCGGTGACGCTGGCGCTCCCGGATCTCGGCCCGCAGGCGGCGGTCGATGTCCTCGACCGCCGCCGCGAACTCCTCCCCACCAGCGGCCAGCAGGCACTGCACCTGCGACAGCGGCACGCCCGCGTCGGCCAGGGTGCGGATCTTGACGAGCTCGACCACCGCGGCCGCGTCGTAGCGCCGGTACCCGGAGTGGTCACGCTCAGGCTCGGGCAGCAACCCCTTGGCGTGGTAGTGCCGAACCGCACGCACCGTGACTCCGGCATACGTCGCGAGCTGGCTGATGGTGAGCATGGCCCTAGTCTGCGAGCTTGGCGGCCACGCCGCGGTTGAGGCTCGCCCGCGACCGGTCCATGTATGTCGTGGCGCCGCTCAGGCGGGCGTCGCAGAACGCGGCGACGTCCGGGCCCGTGACGTCCAGGACGCCCTTGCCGGC is a genomic window containing:
- a CDS encoding HAD family acid phosphatase, with the translated sequence MKLHRTAPVITGVAVALTGLLSGGILTASAHDGPKASSSHVATHGDSIPNVTVVENQIKAYYGDTVNAEDGLHYPSSTGSYANEMAHITAAAKDYLKGQASRKHSGKPALVFDVDDTTLNTYNYEIFSTFAYNPTSNADFVNNAKFPAVFGMPALVNWANDNGYTVFFLTGRPVTQRDGTAANLAKVGYAASADVDHLYLKDKVNPPAYLPCGATCTTTEYKSGTRKHIESLGYDIVANFGDQWSDLNGGYADKTFKVPNPMYYLP
- a CDS encoding oxidoreductase → MTSPDPVLITGCSSGIGEATALMLVRAGHTVYATARRPETLADLEIAGARILALDVTDEESMAAAVKTVEDEQGSVGTLVNNAGYGEYGPVEETDLARVRTMFETNVFGLSRLTQLVLPGMRRAGRGRVVNISSMGGRIVFPVGGYYHASKYAVEAISDALRVEVKPFGIDVVVVEPGLIRTGFEGRVNEGIASDAGLTSGQSAYAELLAKSEKATADSYSTRLAVGPDSVAKVVLKAVEADRPRTRYVVTPAARAMIALRKLGGDRVWDTFVRAQFKL
- a CDS encoding PHP domain-containing protein, translating into MAEHPDLEPAEALRRIAFLLERSRAGTYRVKAFRGAAATVRATDPEELRQRAEVGSLTDLPGIGSATEAVIREALAGEVPAYLKSLEDKAAGPLATGGEQVRAALRGDLHCHSDWSDGGSPIEEMVVTAMELGHDYLVLTDHSPRLKVANGLSVERLTKQLGVIDAVNEHLDGQFRLLKGIEVDILDDGELDQTPEMLGKLDVVVASVHSKLKMNAGPMTTRMVAAVSNPRVNVLGHCTGRLVEGERGTRDQSSFDAAAVFEACAAHDVAVEINSRPERRDPPDELLTLALEAGCLFSIDSDAHAPGQLDFLAYGCERAQRLGVPVERIVNTWEVDRLLAWARP
- a CDS encoding flavin-containing monooxygenase, which translates into the protein MTVAVIGAGFAGLATAKVLRQSGFEVTVFDKAPDVGGVWSSTRRYPGLRTQNNKGSYRLSDHPMPRSFPEWPSGEQVQAYLEGYVRRFDLRECLRLGTEVIGARLLADESGWEVTTSDSDGALVTGTYEQLVVANGIFSVPAPPSLPGAAEFRAAGGRVVTTSDLHDVGEARGRHVVVLGYGKSACDVAVPVSDVAASTTVVARELLWKMPTKIKGVLNYKYLMLTRMGEALFRWIEPTGVEAFLHGRGNGLRQRMLGSVEAVTTTQLGLQELGLVPHGSFEDIARSTVSLATEGFFERVGAGTIRVHRDRVVERLLEKDGRPHAELSDGTLMPADLVVCGTGFRQEVPFLDPAIQRRITDQDGNFQLWRQIQPLTVPRLFFAGYNSSFFSPLSAEMAAVWIADLLLGGHEVPPLEERRAHVERRLAWMQERTRGHHARGTNIIPFSMHNIDEVLDDTGLNVGRATRALQWLLPLDPAAYRSVTRRLVRRSRSAAKRA
- a CDS encoding class I SAM-dependent methyltransferase — its product is MKPGSWIADASDSYDRVADRYADLVRTGLEALPLEKRLVDHFAQGVVEAGGGPVLDVGCGPGWLTRHLASRGLAVSGIDISTAMLRLARTNNPGLGFAAASLTQIPVADGATAGVFCWYVLHHVPDEDLDTAIRELSRVIVPGGSLMLGGHVGDSTYVKTEGYGGLPMRVLFARRSPETYAHLLRGAGLVVDATIALGPDHPASGAIWLAHKPV
- a CDS encoding VOC family protein, giving the protein MSDLIRLSGTTVNASDAIMLARFYAEITGGVAKGDEYWALVEGPNGDIGFQQIDDYRPPTWPDGEVGMQMHLEFFVDDLEATGARVLAAGATRFEHQPNADHCFVYADPAGHPFCLSLWGAPRVGA
- a CDS encoding SRPBCC domain-containing protein; the encoded protein is MTTIATMRTLDETRGAVRVEDLYDTDIGDLWQACTTPERLARWIARVDGDMRVGGTIQAVFTSSWTGPARIEVCDAPHHLLLTTEPGTDDEGQIEAWLTEEGSKTRLVVEERGLPMEHLPFHASGWRAHLEDLGRSLEVDGPVHPEGWSSDAGAPGWKERWEELTPTYQQMEIG
- a CDS encoding ArsR/SmtB family transcription factor, translated to MDAVLHALADESRRTVLEILRDHPASAGELAEALPIARPGVSRHLRVLREAGLVDVRQDAQRRIYTLRPDALVEVDEWLGEYRRLWENRLDALHTEISRGKKARR
- a CDS encoding DinB family protein, with the translated sequence MTVVVDAEIAALMRCLQGEREHVLGAVEGLSDEALRRPVLPSGWSCLGMVQHLALSVERLYFRAVVAGDPEVIEQVGSQASAWQVDPALPAADVLDSYSLEASLADAVIAASSPDADLAWWPFPEGEWRLHNLRDVLLHVITETACHAGHLDAVRELIDGQQWLVNT
- a CDS encoding MerR family transcriptional regulator, translated to MLTISQLATYAGVTVRAVRHYHAKGLLPEPERDHSGYRRYDAAAVVELVKIRTLADAGVPLSQVQCLLAAGGEEFAAAVEDIDRRLRAEIRERQRHRERIARLASGDSLALPPEVVAYLDRMRELGFRERLVEVERDSWILVAAQMPEQTPAFMAIKQAQLEHEELRRLYLDVGDLVDCGPDDPRLPALADRVAAFISAAAAAAEAEGIEDEHPISDDLVALLDAAFIESFPCAPRLLVLLEERGWTGWTNIRRIDPAR